Proteins encoded by one window of Streptomyces uncialis:
- a CDS encoding APC family permease has translation MTASGAPGGDEGPVAVPDPAGPGLRRTLGFRDLVVYGLLFIAPMAPVGVFGTLDAKSHGAVALVYVVATVAMAFTAFSYAQMVRVVPHAGSVFAYARVGLGRGAGFIAGWMAMLDYLLIPAVAYLFSGIAMNALVPEVSRWVWTAIAVVVTTLLNVWGVRAAARVGFAVLAMEIVVLLVFVTAAVVVLVRDGAQRDLWSPFAGDTTFAFSAVLGAVSVAVLSYLGFDAIASFAEEVTGGSAKVARAVLVCLVLAGALFVAQTYLVALLEPLSSAELAADPAKQGSAFYDAVDVSVGTWLHDLVAVSKAIGAAFAALAGQAAAGRLLFAMARDRRLPRVLARTGAGTPRVALLVAAVITLVAAVWAARRDDGLDHLVSVVDVGALTAFTLLHASVVGWFVVRRLGGPVIWWRHLLLPVVGAAVTVAVIVTASGTAQVVGAAWFAVGLVVLLAQRGRVDTGEPDVRAEELPPKGPGAG, from the coding sequence ATGACCGCGAGCGGTGCACCCGGGGGCGACGAGGGGCCGGTGGCCGTCCCCGATCCGGCGGGTCCGGGGCTGCGGCGCACCCTGGGCTTTCGTGACCTGGTCGTCTACGGCCTGCTGTTCATCGCTCCGATGGCCCCGGTGGGTGTGTTCGGCACGCTCGACGCGAAGTCGCACGGGGCGGTCGCGCTGGTCTATGTGGTCGCGACGGTCGCGATGGCGTTCACGGCGTTCAGTTACGCCCAGATGGTGCGGGTGGTCCCGCACGCGGGTTCGGTGTTCGCCTACGCGCGCGTGGGGCTCGGCCGGGGGGCCGGGTTCATCGCGGGCTGGATGGCGATGCTGGACTATCTGCTGATCCCGGCGGTGGCGTACCTGTTCTCGGGGATCGCGATGAACGCGCTGGTCCCGGAGGTGTCCCGGTGGGTGTGGACGGCGATCGCGGTCGTCGTCACCACCTTGCTGAACGTGTGGGGCGTACGGGCCGCCGCGCGTGTGGGCTTCGCCGTGCTGGCGATGGAGATCGTCGTCCTGCTGGTGTTCGTGACGGCCGCCGTGGTGGTGCTGGTGCGGGACGGGGCGCAGCGGGATTTGTGGTCGCCGTTCGCGGGGGACACCACGTTCGCGTTCTCGGCGGTGCTGGGCGCGGTGTCGGTGGCGGTGCTGTCGTACCTCGGGTTCGACGCGATCGCGTCGTTCGCGGAGGAGGTCACCGGCGGGTCGGCGAAGGTGGCGCGGGCGGTGCTGGTGTGTCTGGTGCTCGCGGGCGCGCTGTTCGTGGCGCAGACGTATCTCGTGGCGCTGCTGGAGCCCTTGTCGTCGGCGGAGCTGGCGGCGGACCCGGCGAAGCAGGGGTCCGCGTTCTACGACGCGGTGGACGTGTCGGTGGGCACCTGGCTGCACGACCTGGTGGCGGTGAGCAAGGCGATCGGGGCGGCGTTCGCGGCGCTGGCCGGGCAGGCGGCGGCCGGACGACTGCTGTTCGCGATGGCCCGGGACCGGCGGCTGCCGCGGGTGCTGGCCCGCACCGGCGCGGGTACGCCCCGGGTGGCGCTGCTGGTGGCCGCGGTGATCACGCTGGTGGCGGCGGTGTGGGCGGCGCGGCGGGACGACGGGCTCGACCATCTGGTGTCGGTGGTGGACGTGGGCGCGCTGACGGCGTTCACCCTGCTGCACGCGAGCGTGGTCGGCTGGTTCGTGGTGCGGCGTCTGGGCGGGCCGGTGATCTGGTGGCGGCATCTGCTGCTGCCGGTGGTCGGCGCGGCCGTCACCGTCGCGGTGATCGTGACGGCTTCGGGCACGGCGCAGGTGGTCGGCGCGGCCTGGTTCGCGGTGGGGCTGGTGGTGCTGCTGGCACAGCGGGGGCGGGTGGACACCGGGGAGCCGGACGTACGGGCGGAGGAGCTGCCCCCGAAGGGCCCGGGGGCCGGATAG
- the xseA gene encoding exodeoxyribonuclease VII large subunit — protein sequence MAVTTSAENPLPVGDVSRLIGGWIDRLGAVWVEGQITQLSRRPGAGVVFLTLRDPSHDISVGVTCFRQVFDTVSDVVTEGARVVVLAKPEWYAPRGQLSLRATEIRPVGVGELLARLERLKKSLAAEGLFALDRKRPLPFLPQLIGLVCGRASAAERDVLENARHRWPAVRFEVRNVPVQGVHAVPQVVGAVQELDALDEVDVIVVARGGGSVEDLLPFSDEALIRAVAACRTPVVSAIGHEPDQPLLDLVADLRASTPTDAAKKVVPDVGEELERVAQLRDRARRSVAAFVDREERGLAHALARPVMRDPHKMVDDRAEQLTALVDRSRRTLGHLLDRASSELTHTHARVVALSPAATLQRGYAVLQRDDGHVVRAPADAPDGARLRARVAEGEFEVQVVADQTRKVET from the coding sequence ATGGCTGTCACCACGTCCGCGGAGAATCCGCTGCCCGTCGGCGATGTGTCCCGACTGATCGGCGGGTGGATCGACCGGCTCGGCGCGGTCTGGGTCGAGGGGCAGATCACCCAGTTGTCGCGTCGTCCGGGCGCCGGGGTGGTGTTCCTGACGCTGCGCGACCCGTCGCACGACATCTCGGTGGGGGTGACGTGCTTCCGCCAGGTGTTCGACACGGTGTCGGACGTCGTCACCGAGGGCGCCCGGGTCGTCGTCCTCGCCAAGCCCGAGTGGTACGCGCCGCGCGGCCAGCTCTCGCTGCGGGCCACCGAGATACGGCCGGTCGGTGTGGGTGAGCTGCTGGCCCGGCTGGAGCGGCTGAAGAAGTCCCTCGCGGCGGAGGGCCTGTTCGCCCTGGACCGCAAGCGGCCGCTGCCGTTCCTGCCCCAGCTGATCGGGCTGGTGTGCGGGCGGGCGTCGGCCGCCGAGCGGGACGTCCTGGAGAACGCCCGGCACCGCTGGCCCGCCGTCCGCTTCGAGGTCCGCAACGTCCCCGTCCAGGGGGTGCACGCGGTGCCGCAGGTCGTGGGCGCGGTGCAGGAGCTGGACGCGCTGGACGAGGTCGATGTGATCGTGGTCGCCCGGGGCGGCGGCAGCGTGGAGGATCTGCTGCCGTTCTCCGACGAGGCGCTGATCCGCGCGGTCGCCGCGTGCCGTACGCCGGTGGTGTCCGCGATCGGGCACGAGCCGGACCAGCCGCTGCTCGACCTGGTCGCGGATCTGCGGGCGTCGACGCCCACCGACGCGGCGAAGAAGGTCGTCCCCGACGTCGGCGAGGAGCTGGAGCGGGTGGCCCAGCTGCGGGACCGGGCGCGGCGGTCCGTCGCGGCGTTCGTGGACCGTGAGGAGCGGGGGCTCGCCCATGCCCTGGCCCGCCCGGTGATGCGGGACCCGCACAAGATGGTGGACGACCGCGCCGAGCAGCTCACCGCCCTGGTGGACCGCTCCCGCCGCACGCTGGGGCATCTCCTCGACCGGGCCTCGTCCGAGCTGACGCACACCCACGCGCGCGTGGTGGCGCTGTCCCCCGCCGCGACCTTGCAGCGCGGGTACGCCGTCCTCCAGCGCGACGACGGCCATGTGGTGCGGGCACCCGCCGACGCGCCTGACGGGGCGCGGCTGCGCGCGCGGGTCGCCGAGGGGGAGTTCGAGGTACAGGTGGTGGCCGATCAGACGCGGAAGGTGGAGACATGA
- a CDS encoding exodeoxyribonuclease VII small subunit has translation MSGTTTGAEGAALGYEQARDELIDVVRRLETGGTTLEESLALWERGEELAKVCRRWLDGARARLDAALAEPGDEPTPSG, from the coding sequence ATGAGCGGGACGACGACGGGGGCCGAGGGGGCCGCGCTCGGCTACGAGCAGGCTCGCGACGAGCTGATCGACGTGGTGCGCAGACTGGAGACCGGGGGCACCACGCTGGAGGAGTCCCTGGCCCTGTGGGAACGCGGCGAGGAACTCGCGAAGGTGTGCCGCCGCTGGCTGGACGGCGCCCGCGCCCGGCTTGACGCGGCCCTCGCGGAACCCGGCGACGAGCCGACACCGTCGGGCTGA
- a CDS encoding malonic semialdehyde reductase, whose amino-acid sequence MSLVLAPTAQDLLFREARTANTFTDEPVTEEQVQAIYDLVKFGPTAFNQTPLRVTLVRSAEARERLVAHMSEGNQAKTATAPLVAILSADNEFHEELPQLLPHFPQAKDAFFAERPVRENSAQVNAALQAGYFIIGVRAAGLAAGPMTGFDFAGVQKEFLDEDHSPLMVVNIGRPGDDAWFPRSPRLGYEQVITTV is encoded by the coding sequence ATGTCCCTCGTCCTCGCCCCCACCGCACAGGACCTCCTCTTCCGTGAGGCCCGCACCGCGAACACGTTCACCGACGAGCCGGTGACCGAGGAGCAGGTGCAGGCGATCTACGACCTGGTGAAGTTCGGCCCCACGGCCTTCAACCAGACCCCCCTGCGCGTCACCCTGGTCCGCTCCGCCGAGGCGCGTGAGCGACTGGTGGCCCATATGTCCGAGGGCAACCAGGCCAAGACCGCCACCGCGCCCCTCGTCGCGATCCTCTCCGCGGACAACGAGTTCCACGAGGAGCTGCCGCAGTTGCTGCCGCACTTCCCGCAGGCCAAGGACGCGTTCTTCGCGGAGCGGCCGGTACGGGAGAACAGCGCGCAGGTGAACGCGGCGCTCCAGGCCGGGTACTTCATCATCGGGGTGCGCGCCGCGGGGCTCGCCGCCGGGCCGATGACCGGGTTCGACTTCGCCGGGGTCCAGAAGGAGTTTTTGGACGAGGACCACTCGCCGCTGATGGTGGTCAACATCGGGCGGCCGGGGGACGACGCGTGGTTCCCGCGGTCGCCGCGGCTGGGGTACGAGCAGGTCATCACCACGGTCTGA
- a CDS encoding DUF4245 domain-containing protein has protein sequence MAGRLGKQSVRNMVLSLGVTVLFAGVIWLFLPHDEDGDPVKAIDYRIELITARRAAPYPIAAPEGLSKEWKPTSVRYRSAEASRWHLGFRSPDGKYVAIEQSTEKPRVFAEQASRGARRTDATQTIDGRVWEKYEGERYDALVLTEGDATTVITGSASFTRLAMMAGALTTKA, from the coding sequence GTGGCAGGCAGACTCGGCAAGCAGAGCGTACGGAACATGGTGCTGTCGCTGGGGGTGACGGTCCTCTTCGCGGGAGTCATCTGGCTGTTCCTCCCGCACGACGAGGACGGCGACCCGGTGAAGGCGATCGACTACCGCATCGAACTCATCACGGCCCGTCGCGCCGCGCCGTACCCCATCGCCGCGCCCGAGGGGCTCTCCAAGGAGTGGAAGCCGACCTCCGTGCGCTACCGCTCCGCCGAGGCCAGCCGCTGGCACCTGGGATTCCGGTCGCCGGACGGCAAGTACGTCGCGATCGAGCAGTCCACCGAGAAGCCCCGGGTCTTCGCCGAGCAGGCGAGCAGGGGAGCCCGCAGGACGGACGCGACCCAGACGATCGACGGCCGTGTGTGGGAGAAGTACGAGGGGGAGCGGTACGACGCGCTCGTCCTCACGGAGGGCGACGCGACCACCGTGATCACCGGCTCGGCGTCGTTCACCCGGCTCGCGATGATGGCCGGGGCACTGACCACGAAGGCGTGA
- the glpX gene encoding class II fructose-bisphosphatase, producing the protein MTEHHQLPTELEVPSEAPDRNLALELVRVTEAAAMAAGRWVGLGDKNRADGAAVRAMRTLVSTVSMNGVVVIGEGEKDEAPMLFNGERVGDGTGAECDIAVDPIDGTTLTAKGMPNAVAVLAAADRGTMFDPSAVFYMDKLVTGPEAADYVDIDAPVSVNIRRVAKAKRSSPEDVTVVILDRPRHDGIIREIRETGARIKLISDGDVAGSVLAVREGTGVDLLLGIGGTPEGIISACAIKCLGGTIQGKLWPKDDEERERALAAGHDLDRVLATNDLVSGDNVFFVATGITDGELLRGVRYRSETATTSSLVMRSKSGTIRQIDSEHRLSKLRAYSAIDFDRAK; encoded by the coding sequence ATGACCGAACATCATCAGTTGCCGACCGAACTCGAAGTCCCGTCGGAGGCCCCCGACCGCAACCTGGCCCTGGAGCTCGTCCGGGTGACCGAGGCCGCGGCCATGGCCGCGGGCCGCTGGGTCGGCCTCGGCGACAAGAACAGGGCCGACGGCGCGGCCGTGCGGGCCATGCGCACCCTCGTCTCCACCGTGTCGATGAACGGCGTCGTCGTCATCGGCGAGGGCGAGAAGGACGAAGCGCCCATGCTCTTCAACGGGGAGCGGGTCGGGGACGGCACCGGCGCGGAGTGCGACATCGCCGTCGACCCGATCGACGGGACCACCCTGACCGCCAAGGGCATGCCGAACGCGGTCGCGGTCCTCGCGGCGGCCGACCGGGGCACCATGTTCGACCCGTCCGCCGTGTTCTACATGGACAAGCTCGTGACCGGCCCCGAAGCCGCCGACTACGTCGACATCGACGCCCCGGTCTCGGTCAACATCCGCCGGGTCGCGAAGGCCAAGCGCTCCTCCCCCGAGGACGTCACCGTCGTCATCCTCGACCGGCCCCGGCACGACGGGATCATCAGGGAGATCCGTGAGACGGGCGCCCGGATCAAGCTGATCTCCGACGGCGATGTCGCGGGCTCGGTGCTCGCCGTCCGCGAGGGCACCGGCGTCGATCTGCTGCTCGGGATCGGCGGCACCCCGGAGGGCATCATCTCCGCGTGTGCCATCAAGTGCCTCGGCGGCACGATCCAGGGCAAGCTCTGGCCCAAGGACGACGAGGAGCGGGAACGCGCCCTCGCCGCGGGCCATGACCTCGACCGGGTGCTCGCCACGAACGATCTGGTCTCCGGGGACAACGTCTTCTTCGTGGCGACAGGTATCACCGACGGCGAGCTGCTGCGCGGGGTGCGCTACCGCTCGGAGACGGCGACCACGTCGTCGCTGGTGATGCGCTCCAAGTCGGGCACGATCCGCCAGATCGACTCCGAGCACCGGCTGTCGAAGCTGCGCGCGTACAGCGCCATCGACTTCGACCGCGCGAAGTAG
- a CDS encoding WhiB family transcriptional regulator → MLHPPHQSLQVAAVPPQRVPTQDRDQDAPWHTEAVCRRDEAGLFFAPSKEPTAARLSREEAAKRVCGGCPVMIECREHALLQPEPYGVWGGLTAAERRVVLARRRRRDVELKKAAHVADPIAAAG, encoded by the coding sequence GTGCTGCATCCGCCGCATCAGTCCTTGCAGGTAGCCGCCGTCCCACCACAGCGGGTACCAACACAGGATCGGGATCAGGACGCCCCATGGCACACGGAAGCGGTCTGCCGCCGCGACGAGGCCGGGCTCTTCTTCGCTCCCTCCAAGGAACCCACAGCGGCCCGGCTGTCCCGGGAGGAAGCCGCCAAGCGGGTCTGCGGGGGCTGCCCCGTGATGATCGAATGCCGTGAACACGCACTGCTCCAGCCCGAGCCGTACGGGGTCTGGGGCGGACTCACCGCCGCCGAGCGCCGGGTGGTCCTCGCGCGCCGCCGCAGGCGGGACGTCGAGCTGAAGAAGGCGGCCCACGTGGCCGACCCGATCGCCGCGGCCGGCTGA
- a CDS encoding DUF1707 SHOCT-like domain-containing protein: MDLEKRRQEPTADPPPVELRASDADRDRIADILRDALGEGRITSDEHAERVEGVYRAKTVTELEPYVRDLPSPDGAGHPHVRPAHPAPNRPDSGAVPPAPDENLVAVFSSSVRRGRWRVSRRTHAYAVFGSVEIDLSEAVFEHRQVVVKAFCLFGNVEITVPENISLRGNGGGVLGNFEVDSLDSPDPDAPVVYVDGISALGNIEARARKGRRVANALANPATSDRMRKYLRF, encoded by the coding sequence GTGGACCTCGAAAAGCGCCGCCAGGAACCGACCGCCGATCCGCCGCCCGTGGAGCTCCGCGCCTCGGACGCCGACCGGGACCGGATCGCCGACATCCTCCGTGACGCGCTGGGCGAGGGGCGGATCACCTCCGACGAGCACGCCGAGCGGGTCGAGGGCGTGTACCGCGCCAAGACCGTCACCGAACTCGAACCGTACGTACGGGACCTGCCCTCCCCGGACGGCGCCGGACACCCGCACGTCCGGCCCGCGCACCCCGCCCCCAACCGCCCGGACTCCGGGGCCGTGCCGCCCGCGCCGGACGAGAACCTCGTCGCGGTGTTCAGCAGCAGTGTCCGCCGGGGCCGCTGGCGCGTCTCCCGGCGCACCCACGCGTACGCGGTCTTCGGCAGCGTCGAGATCGACCTGAGCGAGGCGGTCTTCGAGCACCGGCAGGTCGTCGTCAAGGCGTTCTGCCTCTTCGGCAATGTCGAGATAACCGTCCCGGAGAACATCTCGCTGCGCGGCAACGGGGGCGGTGTGCTCGGCAACTTCGAGGTGGACAGCCTCGATTCGCCCGACCCGGACGCGCCGGTGGTCTACGTCGACGGGATCTCCGCCCTCGGCAACATCGAGGCCAGGGCGCGCAAGGGCCGCCGGGTCGCCAACGCCCTGGCGAACCCGGCCACCAGCGACCGGATGCGCAAGTACCTGCGGTTCTGA